In the genome of Panthera uncia isolate 11264 chromosome B3 unlocalized genomic scaffold, Puncia_PCG_1.0 HiC_scaffold_1, whole genome shotgun sequence, one region contains:
- the LOC125910258 gene encoding uncharacterized protein LOC125910258 isoform X1 → MAPRDRWRGSWKGGHEELPWPGFQGARKAPAFAKKLSSPSRRFLPSLKYTPAHHERFLPWVKGRPLSNYHFLVAKTHVTLPAVCPLPRVVRTSSGTLQETVTRSHDMSLQPEAFQGGPKRPPGSSVTCGRRKDLKTRRDFLDEATGERLDPSSRKEAKKLKGEAPSNTPQASVGNDKKLPGQTPSPGLLEEVSVLPKSHSLFTHF, encoded by the exons ATGGCTCCCCGTGACAGATGGAGGGGATCATGGAAAGGGGGGCATGAGGAGTTGCCTTGGCCGGGATTTCAGGGGGCTCGGAAGGCTCCCGCCTTTGCCAAGAaactctcctctccttccaggcgcttcctcccctctctcaaataCACGCCGGCCCACCACGAAAGGTTCCTTCCCTGGGTGAAGGGCCGGCCTCTCTCGAACTACCATTTCCTTGTAGCGAAGACGCATGTCACGCTGCCAGCTGTTTGTCCTTTACCGCGAGTTGTCAGGACCTCCTCTGGG ACCCTCCAAGAAACAGTTACCAGAAGCCATGACATGTCCCTGCAGCCGGAGGCCTTCCAGGGAGGGCCGAAGAGGCCTCCGGGGTCCAGCGTTACGTGCGGACGAAGGAAG GACCTGAAAACCAGAAGGGACTTTTTGGATGAGGCCACAGG AGAAAGATTGGACCCCAGCTCAAGGAAGGAGGCAAAAAAACTCAAAGGGGAGGCACCATCCAATACCCCACAG GCCTCAGTTGGAAACGACAAGAAGCTTCCAGGTCAGACGCCATCACCTGGTCTCCTGGAGGAGGTTTCAGTCCTGCCGAAGTCACACAGCCTCTTCACCCACTTTTGA
- the LOC125910258 gene encoding uncharacterized protein LOC125910258 isoform X2 — protein MSRCQLFVLYRELSGPPLGPSKKQLPEAMTCPCSRRPSREGRRGLRGPALRADEGRERLDPSSRKEAKKLKGEAPSNTPQASVGNDKKLPGQTPSPGLLEEVSVLPKSHSLFTHF, from the exons ATGTCACGCTGCCAGCTGTTTGTCCTTTACCGCGAGTTGTCAGGACCTCCTCTGGG ACCCTCCAAGAAACAGTTACCAGAAGCCATGACATGTCCCTGCAGCCGGAGGCCTTCCAGGGAGGGCCGAAGAGGCCTCCGGGGTCCAGCGTTACGTGCGGACGAAGGAAG AGAAAGATTGGACCCCAGCTCAAGGAAGGAGGCAAAAAAACTCAAAGGGGAGGCACCATCCAATACCCCACAG GCCTCAGTTGGAAACGACAAGAAGCTTCCAGGTCAGACGCCATCACCTGGTCTCCTGGAGGAGGTTTCAGTCCTGCCGAAGTCACACAGCCTCTTCACCCACTTTTGA